atatcacATTGTCAGTTGGACAATTGTAAACCTTATGTAACATCCCCACCCAGACAGCAGTGAACACTAGCGTTCAGCCTTGTACATTAGTGATTTTGTAAATTTGATTTGggaattttaaatgatattgtgACTATAATCGGCATAATCTGAGAAGAATGAAACTTCTCAGAGGCAGGTTTAGTATAGTGTTAAGAACAAGAGTGGTAGAGTGTGACTGCTGGGTTTGAATGAATGCCAGTCCTATCAGGTATGAGCTTTACTATCTCAGACAAATTCCTTAACcttcctgggtctcagtttcttcatctatgaaaatGACATCAATAATAGTAGctatctcatagagttgttatgAGAACTATGAAACACTAAATAAAGTACCGATCCATAGCAAGGACACAACAACTATTAATGCATTATTATTATCTTGAACATTTTTCCCTTCACTGAGAAAACTTTAGCAATATTACTTAAGTGAATCTTCAAAGGATTTGACAATAATTTCGATTTGATTTGCTAACCTAAGAGCAAGAGTCAAACATCTCTTTACTTTGTATTATCTATAGAAATAGAATTtgggaaagaatgtaaaattcaTTACAGACAGCTGTTTCTTCCATTCGATGTGAATTACTAAAAAAGAGAGATTTCTCGTGCATGTTTTTATTTCAACAAACATGCATTTAACACCAGCTCTCAATATATGCAAGGCTTTGCGCTGACACTAGGCAGGGAAACATAGTAAGAGGAGATAGGGTCCTTATCCCCACAGTTATCCGGTAGTCAGCAATGGCCATCCTAATACATCAACAGTTAatcataagattaaaaaaaacccagatattTCAAGaagttataataatgaaaaaagtcACCATAAGACAGCATATAATTAAACATctaaaagatgatataaacataaatgtgtttgcttatttgtttaataACAACCTTCTTGTTTCATAAATATGTAAAGATTCCATGCTAAGCATTTAGATAGGAGTAAAGTGGTTGGGTTGGTCTACGAGGGCTTCATGAAGGAGGTGGACCTTGGGAACATTTTGAAGATTGAGTTCCAGGCAGGCTTCATCTCTTAGACTGTCCCATAAGTGTTAATAAGTGATCTACATGTTAATTCGGAGATGGGTATAGCTTAAGGGCTCAACAGTTGCCATCATGCTTAATTACTGTTCACATCCACCCTGCAGTAAGCTTACTGAGCTTTCATCAAGAAGCAGGTGGAATTAGTAGTAGAAGATAGATCACAAGCTTGATCGTTTCAATAGTTCTATGTTTATTGAGGACCCAGtcaatctccccccacccccaaaattcaATATATATCCCAGGCACTAGGGAGAAAGAAATGGATTCATTGTTGGTTCCTGGCCTCCAGCTGCTCACAGAACATGTAACAAGTATTTGTTCTGCTTTATAATACATGCAAAGATAAGAGTAAGCCAGAGGTGTGATGAATGGGGAGTGGGTGGGAGTGTATGTgtcagggaaagcttcagagAAGAGCCAGGGTTTTTCATTCTCTGCATTCCTGAATAGAAgccaaataaaagttttaatttgagGTCAATTCAGAGTGCTTCACAGCTTTTCCCTTTCCACTGAATCTAAAGCTATGATCAGTGaataaaaattgcaaagataAGTATCAATCAACCAGGAGTCTGGGGGACAATCAATCTTTTTGATTGACACTTTGGTGTCCGTAGAGTTTGTTTCAAAAATGGATTTGGAAGATACTCTAAATCACAAATAATTAATAATGGATGTAAGCACAAACTGGTTCCCCTTACACTtaggataaattttttttaattgctcatttattcttttatttattcagtcattcatgTATGTGCCAGACAGGCTCTGTACAAAATTTTTTGGCTGATTTGGGAACAAACAAGTacaatttatttcttcatgaattctttttttttttttttcaaatttaggatgattttatttacaaaacaggttcttttgttttacaaaaattacaaaatatgacaaaaatagaaatagcttCTTGGACTGTTGGGAACTACTTCTAAGCAACCAATGAGTTAAAACACCGATGGTCTTCTTCTTTTGAAGAGCGATGACTGCAACGCTCAGCTGCGCTTTATGTCTCCCCAGAGCCCCGCGACTGTGGGCTGCCTCTGGCGGGAGGGCCGGTGAGGCCAGAGTCTGGAGCAGCAAGATCTTCTCGTTGACGCAGAACCTGTACAGCACCAGCATCAATTTCTCCCCACAGCGGGACACCTGGCGCTCCATGGCCAGGCGGAAGTCCTCCTTCACGCCCTTGGTGATGCCCCGGGTGACCGTGTGGTGCCTGCTCAGCATTCCTTGATTGGGCTGTAGTTCCAGATGGATCTTCCCACCTTCCTGAGTTCTCAGGTAGGCGAATGCCTCCAGCATGTTGATATTTGTAACATAATTGAAAAAATTCTCATATTGGAAGTTTCCTTGCTGGCAAATCTTATTGACGGCTTTCAAGAAAAGGGGGTCTCTCCCCATGGCCACTCCTGCTGAAGCAGCACGATCACATGCCCCAGCACCATGTCGTCTCTGCTGTCTGAGAAGGCTCTAAGCTTAAAACAACCTAACATTAAGTGCAGGCAATAGGGCATGATAGCCTTGCTGGTACAAGGCAGAAGCTTCAGATATGAACCTTTTCTAAACTTGGGCTTTATTTTTGAGGGTTCTTCCTGTGACTTGCCTCCGTCCTGGATGGGGAGGTCCATGTAGCACATCAAATCAaggacttggggcttccctggtggcgcagtggttgagattctgcctgccaatgcaggggacacgggttcgagccctggtctgggaagatcccacatgccgcggagcaactgggcccgtgagccacaactactgagcctgcgcgtctggagcttgcgctccgcaacaagagaggccgtaagagtgagaggcccacgcaccgcgatgaagagtggcccccgcttgctgcaactagagaaagccctggcacagaaacgaagacccaacacagccaaaaatcaatcaatcaatcaatcaatcaatcaaggaCTTTCTCACAGGTCATTCTGTACTCCCCCAAGGCAAAGTGGAAGGTCGCCAGCTGGATGAGTGCCCTCTGATGCTCCAAGGTCCCCTGTCCCGAGATCTGTGGCTGAGGAAGTGGTCCCTGGAGAGCTGCCAAGTGGTGCAGGCTCGCTATGGCCTTTTTATATTGACCCTGATAGATAATCATATCATTGAGGAAGATTCTCAACCAAAGCCAAGTATCCGTCTTCCACGCCATAAGTATCCGTCTTATTTGTAAATAAGAATTTACAAATTCTTATAAATTCCTTGTCAAGGAATTCCAGGGAATAGAGCAGCTCCCAGCTCTCTCTGGCCAGCTTAAAGCTTTCCAACACCTCGATTGAGTTAGCAAGTTCTGCCTTATTGACAGCAATGTGACGATTCCTTCCTTTTGCTGAACAGTCTTCATCATCCGAACTCATGGgtttttctctcctctcagctagtttcctttttatgtatgtgtttattgtGATCAATTTCTGCATCACCATATACATTTGATATGTCTTCCAGAAGAACCAGTGGAACTTGGCTAGGGGCATTAGGACCTTGGAACAGAGACTGCTGTATGCTGTTGACATACTGAAATGCATTCTTAAAGAAGACCAACATAGCGGAATAAACCACTTTGGTTTTTATATTTCGCATGAGCTTCGTTATCAAAGTTGTTCATGTATCTGCAGAGATCCTTCATTCTATGCAAAATATCACCATAGCTTCGTCTTCCGTTATACATCTGCCAGTCACATCTCATTCCAACAACATTCAAAATCTTGAACAACCTCTCCCAAGGGTCCACGATCTGGGATGATTTTTCAGTCAGCCCCTCTATTATGTACTTCTGAGAGCTACGTTTGTTCGGTGACATTAAATCAGACGTTTCTTGGGCACCTTGACGCTGACTCTCTATTTGAGTAGATCTAGTGACATAATTGATATTAAATTCAGCTGCTTTGTTCAAGTACTTATACACCAAATTGGCAGACAACAGAATGTCATGGttgttaattattagaggaaGGACATCACAcacaaataattttctaaaacagTTAACAGGAGATTCTTGCTCTTCAATAGTTTCAGCCTCCAACAGTGCCTCCCCAAGGCTAACTCCATGCTGTACCACTGTTTCAGGGAATCGTCTCAAAAGTAGAAGCAACATTTCTGATCGTTCCAAAGTGTTGAAGCATTGTTCCGTAACCTGTAGTAACATTTCACACTGAACCCCACCAGGAAGAGTTTCAAATAAACCTGGATGTTGAAGTCGGCAGGGTAGAGGCTGCAGGCCGTGATCAGCCAAGCCTTGGCAGCCCGTAGGTCCAGCTGCACCAGCTCGCGGGCTCGCTGCACCAGGAACTCGCAGTCGCCCTGGGCCGACATGACGCAGGAggactcttttttaattaattaattaatttttggctgcgttgggtcttcgttgctgcgcgcgggctttctctagttgcggtgagtgggggctactcctcgttgcggtgtgcgggcttctcattgcggtggcttctctctgttgcggagcacgggctctaggtgtgcgggcttcagtagttgtgactcatgggctctagagcgcaggctcagtagttgtggcgcacaggcttagctgctctgcggcacgtgggatcttcccagaccagggctcgaaccgtgtcccctgcattggcaggcagattcttaaccactgcaccaccagggaagtcctcttcatGGATTCTTAAAATCTAGCATTTTATACTTAGCTGTCTTACAGAGCTGTCAAAGTCCATTAGTTGGTAA
This sequence is a window from Orcinus orca chromosome 17, mOrcOrc1.1, whole genome shotgun sequence. Protein-coding genes within it:
- the LOC101283374 gene encoding LOW QUALITY PROTEIN: integrator complex subunit 10-like (The sequence of the model RefSeq protein was modified relative to this genomic sequence to represent the inferred CDS: inserted 3 bases in 2 codons; deleted 3 bases in 2 codons), whose product is MSAQGDCEFLVQRARELVQLDLRAAKAWLITACSLYPADFNIQXLFETLPGGVQCEMLLQVTEQCFNTLERSEMLLLLLRRFPETVVQHGVSLGEALLEAETIEEQESPVNCFRKLFVCDVLPLIINNHDILLSANLVYKYLNKAAEFNINYVTRSTQIESQRQGAQETSDLMSPNKRSSQKYIIEGLTEKSSQIVDPWERLFKILNVVGMRCDWQMYNGRRSYGDILHRMKDLCRYMNNFDNEAHAKYKNQVVYSAMLVFFKNAFQYVNSIQQSLFQGPNAPSQVPLVLLEDISNVYGDAEIDHNKHIHXKRKLAERREKPMSSDDEDCSAKGRNRHIAVNKAELANSIEVLESFKLARESWELLYSLEFLDKEFIRICMAWKTDTWLWLRIFLNDMIIYQGQYKKAIASLHHLAALQGPLPQPQISGQGTLEHQRALIQLATFHFALGEYRMTCEKPQVLDLMCYMDLPIQDGGKSQEEPSKIKPKFRKGSYLKLLPCTSKAIMPYCLHLMLGCFKLRAFSDSRDDMVLGHVIVLLQQEWPWGETLFLKAVNKICQQGNFQYENFFNYVTNINMLEAFAYLRTQEGGKIHLELQPNQGMLSRHHTVTRGITKGVKEDFRLAMERQVSRCGEKLMLVLYRFCVNEKILLLQTLASPALPPEAAHSRGALGRHKAQLSVAVIALQKKKTIGVLTHWLLRSSSQQSKKLFLFLSYFVIFVKQKNLFCK